The Oncorhynchus tshawytscha isolate Ot180627B linkage group LG27, Otsh_v2.0, whole genome shotgun sequence genome includes the window accagcggccaaggtccggaactccaaggCGAAGTCTTGCGCGCTTctcgtctcctgtctgaggtGAAACAGTCGCTCACCCGGGTAGTGGTCCCGAGCCGAGTCTGGGCCGTTCCAGACAGCGTTGGCCCAGTCCAGGGCTCTACCCGTCAAGCAGGAGACGAGGACGCTCACACTCTCTTCACCCGAGGGAGTCGGACGAACGGTAGCCAGGTAGAGCTCAAGCTGGAGCAAAAATCCCTGGCATGCAGCTgccgctccatcgtactccctcgggggcTCAAGACGCAACGTGCTGGGACTGGACGCCGCCGGAGGAGGAGTGGGTTGCGTCGTCTGTGGGGGAGCTGGGGTGGATGtcgggagaccactcctctcccatcgctccatcctctccatcatctggtccattGCCGAACCGATCCGATGGCTGTGTGATGGAGGACGCGCTCCTCCATCGATGGAagaggggtggtcgctgctcctgctgactccatggttTGGTGCGGGTTTCTGTAAAGGCTTCTAGGAGTAGTGTAGGtgtagctagtaggccggcgacgatgaccgccgagcgccacccaaacaggaagaggcaccatcttcggcgggatttGTGAcagttacatgcaatatgctttgtggactttacCAGACAGAGATtactctccggttttgtgatgaaacaaagatgtggttgaatttattctgccactgtgtcttcttattatcTCTGCCTTAGGTATATATCCCGgcacaaggcatatgaactaacaagTTATAGAACAAACAAGCAATTATCACagctcatacactatatatacaaaagtatgtggacagcacttcaaatgagtggatttggctatttcagccacacccgttgctgacaggtgtataaaatcgagcacactgacatgcaatctccatagacaaacattggcagtggtggccttactgaagagctcagtgactttcaaactgacaccatcataggatgccacctttccaacaagtcagtttgtgaaatttctgccctgccagagctgcccggtcaactgtaagtgctgttattgtgaagtggaaacatctaggagcaacagcggctcacttcagctgcgaagtggtaggtcacacaagctcacagaacgggatcgcagattgctgaagcgcatagcgtgtaaaaatcagCTGTCCTCGATTGCAATACTctctaccaagttccaaactgcctctggaagcaatatcAGCACCAGAACTGTTCTctgggagtttcatgaaatgggtttccatggctgagcaaccgcacacaagcctaagggccaagcgtcggctggagtggtgtaaagctcgccgccgttGGACACgagcagtggaaaagcgttctctgaagggatgaatcacacttcaccatctggcagtctgacggacaaatctggatttggtggatgccaggagaacgctacctgccccaatgcatagtgccatctgtaaagtttggaggatgtggaataatggtctgggtctgtttttcatggtttggactaggccccttggttccagtggagggaaatcttaatgctacagcatacaatgacattctagatgattctgtgcttccaactttgtggcaacagttttgtgatggtcctttcctgtttcagcataaccatgcccctgtgcacaaagcgaggtccatacagatggtttgttgagattggtgtggaagaacttgactggcctgcacagagccctgacctaaatacctgaatacctttgggatgaattggaacatcgACTAAGAGCCAGGTCTAATGCTCTGGtgcctgaatggaagcaagtccctgcagcaatgttctaacatcgagtggaaagccttctctgaacagtggaggctgttatttatttatttaacctttatttaactaggcaacaaaTTAgactagaacaaattcttattcatgatacagcctggaatcgaaccagggtgtctgtagtgacacctcaagcactgagatgcagtgccttagaccgctgcaccactattagcaaagggggaccaactccatattaatgcccatgattttggaatgatatgttcgacgagcaggtgtccacatactttttgtcatTGGTGTATGTTGTCGTTTTTTCTGGCTTGTCtttcccagtgattttacccactcTTTATATACCGCCTCTGGTTATTACCCCTCCACGAAATGACTGAGAAACATAATTAACAGTTTTACTGACTTTTATGGTGAATTAATGGAACCTTGTTTCATTACGGACTGGAAAGGAGgctacaaaatacatttttttgtggtTGAAATTATATTTCACCACGAGAGACCTTTCACATTGATTCATCTGATTTTTCCTGTGTCCAGCTCTGCATGGGAAGGTGTTTTACCACTTGGCTGTGGTAGGTCTGGTAGTGACAGAAGGATGGATGAGGGAGGCATGCATTGAAAATATGGGACATATATGGGACACTAATACAAGGCATCATACTTAGTCATGCTCACACATGGTCAGGAAGGAAATTATATTTCAAATAATGATCAGTTAAAAATCCTCTACTATATCATgcccttaacacacacacagggaatttTTCATAGGGAATGATTTTACTcttaaaaactgtggatggaaacgtagTTATTATCTAGggttccatccaattggcaacagatgcATGTATATATTCCCTAATCAGCATAAGTGGGtatgtttccaccaaactgacttgttgaacaTTAAAATCAGAGCGTGATGACGTATTGCACACAACATTAACTTTTGatgtaccaaataaaaatctaaagtatAATGTGTTTACATCGCATATTCGACTACAACTAATTTTGTCACAACAACTGTTTGTTAAATAGCTAATGTGTCTACTCtgtcttcattttttaaatatacagtatGACATTACCCGCATTAAAACTGCTGATGGAACGTGGTTAGAGAAATAGAAGGCAGAGATGTTCTTTATGTTGAAAAAGGTTTTGGAGAAGGTGCAGTAAGTACTATTAATAGTACGTTACAATCATGGAAAATATAATTCCATTCTGGTTCTGTGTAACCTTGTGTCAGTAACCCGAAAGAGGTTTATATTTTACATGAGAGGTCGGGGCAGATCCATGTCCCGCAAGGCATCTCACAAAGTAGGTGAGTCACCTAAACAGGCGGACCTGTACCCGTTCAAAAATTGATCTCGCAAATCTAGGCGAGGACACGGGCGTCACCCCGCGTCGTTATTTTCCTTACTCATCAGTTTAAGGCATAACCAATCGATGGTCGAGGGCATGTACTTACCTCTGTATGCAGACTATTACACTCGTGGTGTTTAACATTGGTGTTCACTTCAAAAAGTATAAACCGACAGTTGCATTTTATTTTCTGAGCTCATTATGTGATACATAATTGTACGTTTTCATTCCTCAATTTAATCAGGTAAAATATAGCTTTTCTACGGGATTTTACTTATTTACACTGGTTTCAAGCGATTTGGAGCGCAAAGGTTGATGGGAAAGTTAAAACGTAACCCtggcattttttatttttttacttcgtGAAGAGCAATCGATACCAGAGGTCTCTAAGGCTGTGCaatttatttatatttgtttatgttttatgttaaaattaTCATGTTTTGTTAATTGATAATGGCCAATGAATGGCATTTATGTGATCATTGACACTTCACATAACCTAATAGGCCTTTAAAACCGTATAAAATATGAATTTCTCTTAAAATAATACATTCTGGTTTTTAGATCTTGCTAAACAAATGTAAGAGTAAAATAGATCTGTATTGGTATTTCAAACAACGTAGATATATTTCATTTGTATACGTAATTCTATTATGGTGTCAACAATGTAGTTTTTCAAGGAGCTATTATTTTATGAGTTCGCCATTTTTGATCCAACTTGCCTTCCATAGTCTCTTCTCGTTTTTCTCTGTCCAGTTACGATCACTCACGCGTTTGAGTCAAAGAAGATGGAAGATATTTCTTTGGACGAAGTGATACGTCGACGCGGTTTCAACAACAAAGAAACAATTAAAAGGTATTAATTTAGCAATTTATGAGTTTGAATGCAATTTCTGAACGTTATGCCTTGAGTTGTATCATTCAACGTAATGAAGAAATTCATTTTCCAGAAAGCCTCGGCTATTTCAGTTCCTCAGCGGTCCTTTTTCAAGGCCTGTACTCGCTGTTGGATTAGCAACAATCATGTAGCTAACGTTACTATCTATCGCTACACTGCAGATACTGATTTCCCTGATATCAATGAGCAAAATACGCGCAGCCAGCTATTTATCAGTGCTCCGTTTAACTTGTTAGCTAACtaggtaaaaaaaatatgtttttatcagCAATTGATGACGGTAAGTTAGCTATCGACCAAACAAATAACCGAATAAGGTAAACAGTTCGCTGGAATGTAAGTGGAATGTTACGTTCGGTAGTTAGCTATAAACTAACAATGGTTACAAACGCAGAAACGTTTAGCGTAACTAGTTCGTATACCTATAGATATTGTACAGAGCGCCAGGCAGTCTTGTAGATTCTCTACCTAGAGCCATATGTAGTCAACTAGTTGTAGCCTAGTCCTCCATGATCTAATATTCACATTTTGGAAAACACAAGGAGCGCATATCAGAACATCTAACGTTACACTATTTGATTTTGTATATCGCTTTGAGTATACTTAGAGAGCCATACTGAATGTAGGACACAATCAAATACTATAGCTGGTGTTAAACGAGCTCCATGTGTGTTTTGCTAAATGTGGATATTAGATCATGGAGGATTAGGCTACCACTAGTTGACACCAATGTCGACCTCTTCCTCTTGTCTTTCAGGCCTATGTTCGGCAGGGGTGCTGGAGGGGTCGGGAGGACCTTTGATGCCCGACAGAAAATTGGGATGACAGATGTCAGACAGAGacttggtggaggaggaggaactgGTAACCAAAAACAAGACCTGGCCTGCAGGGCAAATAGCCTTTCAGTAGTATCAAATATTCAACAGAATGACTTTGTTGGAACTTAAACAATTATTTTATTCTGAACAGCTTTTAGAGCAATGCTCAAGGTAATGGGTGAAATAATTACATGCCCTTGCCAGAGTTAAAGCAGGTATTTTGTGTGAGGCCCTGCCTATTGCCCTATTGAGAAGTAGAGGGATGTATTCCATTTGACAGATTGATTTTGTGTCAAGTGGAcatgaaaaatgcttattgagaCTTCAAGAGATCTGATCTGGATGTCTCTCTTACCTTAGCCCCATTtacaaaataatattttgttTCAAACTACACCTTTTACTGTTGGACTACATTACGTTCTGTTATGCATTCTTGCAAGTCAGATCAGACATTGGAATGGTTTCTTACCTTCTGCTCACTCTTGTCCTGCTTTCGCTTCCTCCAGCTTTTCAAGTGAAGGATGCCAGAGAGAAACTTGGCCAGAAAGATGCCCGCTTCCGAATCCGTGGCGGAGGAGGAGCAGGTGGGGTCCAGGATGCCCGACAGATGATCAACTCACGGAAAGGAGGTCCGAATACATTTAATGTTACCCCacagagtttacagcagataCCAGCAGCACAGCTACAGACACATGTGcagcagatacagatacacactTCCAACGACATTGCCAGTGCAAATGCCAGGCAGTTTACCCCCAACCTACAAGGAATGAACATTAGAGCTGGGGTTACGCCACAGCTGGGGGGTGCACCTAAGAGGATGATGGATGCTCGTGATAGGTTGAGCCTCAAGAGGACCATTGGAGCTCCACCAAGCCAAGGAATGGTGGCACCCATGAAGATCACCAAAACCATCCAGGTAAGTGATCAGGCTGACAGTTGGCTCCAAAGTGATAGTAACCACAGGTCCAGGATCTGCTCTAATATTATCCATGCTTAGCTACTAGACAGAATTTACCCACTTGTCGCTCAAGATGTGCACGGATAAGAGAGAATGCAAATTATTGCATTGTTTATAGTGGTAAAGCATAGCTTCACTCCAAACATAGTTGCTAGCTGAAGTTAATTGGAAATGAGTTTAAAGTTCAACTAGGCTTATTTGCTATTTAGTTATTTGTAGCATGCTTTTAGAGTCAAGTATATTAATTCACCTTCTTCTGAATAATGAtattatttcactttttttttagcAGCAAAGGCCGGTAGGGATGTCAAGTGGGATCCGTATGAAAATGCCAAGCAGGGGTTCCCAGGTAACGGACATTTTTTGAAAAGATATGAATCAGAAGTTAGATGGCAGAATTGATTAAAGAGTATATCAACTGAATTTGTTTGATTTCTGCTGGTCATGCACCACTGAAATGCATATGTGAGTAACGTACCATCTCTCACTCAGTCTTTCTCAGGTGATGATGATATCCCTAGCAAACAGATGAAGACCACTACTGGCAACCATATGCTGCAGTCACGGGTGTGAAGACTATGCTATGTTTTCTTaacttttctctctttctgttgcttTTTCTTAAATTATCTGTAATTCTTTATTATTCAATATAACTCAAATATCCCTTTAATACTGCCACACTGGCTGCATTGGTGTCTCACTCTCAACTTTCCATTCATTCACTGAAAAGTTTCAatgcttcctctctttctccaacagCCTGGCACCCTGGGCTGCCCTTTCACTATGTCAGCCCCCATCACTAAAGTAGTCAAAAACGATGCGTACACCGCTCCTCGTCCCCCAGTGCCTGTGGCACCCACAAGACCCAACCCTAGTGTAGGGGCCTCCCGCTCCTCTGCTCTCGCCTTACAGCCCATCTCCAGGACCCTCCGGCAGGCAGGGCCCACAGCGGAGCCCAACTCccagcctcctccacccccacAGGTCAGTCTCCACATGTCCCTTCACTCAGCTACTGGAGCACTGGATTACATAAGGTCATCTCTATAGGAATGTGTTGGTAGGGATGCTAGCAGATAcctatagacttccagtcattgtgctaatgctagttatcattggctcgcaaaactacctctaacttaatactggacagagacatacaaatggtatccacaagtttatctgactctggggaagtagataaatggcCTCCTTGTCAAATCTCGAAGTATATATCTCTAACCCAGCGgcgggcaattccagtcctcggggtcctgattggtgtcacagttttgccccagccccagctaacacgcCTGACTCTAATAAtaacctaatcatgatcttcagtttagaatgcagttTGATTAaccagctgtgtttgctagggatggagaaaaagtgtgacaccaatacCACCCCTGCTCTAACCAGTTAACAAGCGGTTAAATTAGTTCTAAACAGTAAAATTATGTGACCAACAGAAAATGCTTTGCATGCGTAAAAGGAACTGACATTTTTTTCATATGAAGGAAAGCatccaggtttcaaacaattaagtgtTCAACATATAACTGCCACCAGGAAAGTCACATTttggactgcactgggcctttaacatcACTAGTTGGCAGCATAGCAAGCCTTGGGGTCAGTAATCAACCTACTTCTCTCTCGTTGACGATAGATTAACATAAAGCCTAGCATTGGCTTATTGTGTTGGTGTGACTTGTATTTGATTGTAAAGTGTTTTGGTGCACCCCTTCAGCCTACCTTCAGTCCTCTGGAGGGGACTAAAATAACAGTGAATAATCTGCACCCCCGTGTCACTGAAGAGGACATAGTGGTAAGTGCCTCACAATGTTCAGTTCTCTGCTGTTTTAGattctctctctagctgtgtgtGTAAATTACGATGCAGCCATGACTCATTTAGCACATTCAACTGACCTTTTTCCTGTGTTCTTGTGACGGTCCACAGGAGCTGTTCTGTGTGTGCGGTGCCTTGAAGCGAGCGAGGCTGGTGAAGGTGGGGATTGCTGAAGTGGTGTTTGTGAGGAAGGAGGATGCTGTGAGCGCCTACAGGAAATACAACAACCGCTGTCTGGATGGTAAGGGCCTTCAGCAAGGGCAACATTTATTTTAAGGTTGATTGAGTTTTTTGGGAACCAGCCTTGGGTAATGATGCAGGTGATGATGAATAGTTATCTGAGAAGGCATTGGTTTTACTTTCTTAAATCTTTATTCATTATCTTCCCAAGGCCAGCCCATGAAGTGCAATCTTCACATACAGGGGAATATCATCACTTCAGACCAGCCCATTCTTTTgtaagtctctctctgtctgtctgttatattCATATTTCTCACTGCCCCCTTGGTTGCGTTGCATGCAAATCAAAGTATTAAATTGTAGTCCACAATGTGCATGATTTCTTTGCACGTTGTCTTTCAGCATCACATAAAAtcccctatttctctctcacagGAGGCTCAGTGACACTCCAGGCACTGGAAGAAAAGAGGGTCTgcccctctctttgtctcgccCCGGGGGTCGTCCAGCCTCCTCTCAACCCACACCTGAGGTGGATCCCCAGACCATCCTCAAGGCCCTGTTCAAATCTACTGTCCAGACCCCCTCTACCACAGAGTCTCCCGGTTCAC containing:
- the LOC112226176 gene encoding polymerase delta-interacting protein 3 isoform X2, which encodes MEDISLDEVIRRRGFNNKETIKRPMFGRGAGGVGRTFDARQKIGMTDVRQRLGGGGGTAFQVKDAREKLGQKDARFRIRGGGGAGGVQDARQMINSRKGGPNTFNVTPQSLQQIPAAQLQTHVQQIQIHTSNDIASANARQFTPNLQGMNIRAGVTPQLGGAPKRMMDARDRLSLKRTIGAPPSQGMVAPMKITKTIQQRPVGMSSGIRMKMPSRGSQSFSGDDDIPSKQMKTTTGNHMLQSRPGTLGCPFTMSAPITKVVKNDAYTAPRPPVPVAPTRPNPSVGASRSSALALQPISRTLRQAGPTAEPNSQPPPPPQESHILDCTGPLTSLVGSIASLGPTFSPLEGTKITVNNLHPRVTEEDIVELFCVCGALKRARLVKVGIAEVVFVRKEDAVSAYRKYNNRCLDGQPMKCNLHIQGNIITSDQPILLRLSDTPGTGRKEGLPLSLSRPGGRPASSQPTPEVDPQTILKALFKSTVQTPSTTESPGSQCTAFRIKI
- the LOC112226176 gene encoding polymerase delta-interacting protein 3 isoform X1, whose product is MEDISLDEVIRRRGFNNKETIKRPMFGRGAGGVGRTFDARQKIGMTDVRQRLGGGGGTAFQVKDAREKLGQKDARFRIRGGGGAGGVQDARQMINSRKGGPNTFNVTPQSLQQIPAAQLQTHVQQIQIHTSNDIASANARQFTPNLQGMNIRAGVTPQLGGAPKRMMDARDRLSLKRTIGAPPSQGMVAPMKITKTIQQQRPVGMSSGIRMKMPSRGSQSFSGDDDIPSKQMKTTTGNHMLQSRPGTLGCPFTMSAPITKVVKNDAYTAPRPPVPVAPTRPNPSVGASRSSALALQPISRTLRQAGPTAEPNSQPPPPPQESHILDCTGPLTSLVGSIASLGPTFSPLEGTKITVNNLHPRVTEEDIVELFCVCGALKRARLVKVGIAEVVFVRKEDAVSAYRKYNNRCLDGQPMKCNLHIQGNIITSDQPILLRLSDTPGTGRKEGLPLSLSRPGGRPASSQPTPEVDPQTILKALFKSTVQTPSTTESPGSQCTAFRIKI
- the LOC112226176 gene encoding polymerase delta-interacting protein 3 isoform X3, yielding MEDISLDEVIRRRGFNNKETIKRPMFGRGAGGVGRTFDARQKIGMTDVRQRLGGGGGTAFQVKDAREKLGQKDARFRIRGGGGAGGVQDARQMINSRKGGPNTFNVTPQSLQQIPAAQLQTHVQQIQIHTSNDIASANARQFTPNLQGMNIRAGVTPQLGGAPKRMMDARDRLSLKRTIGAPPSQGMVAPMKITKTIQQQRPVGMSSGIRMKMPSRGSQSFSGDDDIPSKQMKTTTGNHMLQSRPGTLGCPFTMSAPITKVVKNDAYTAPRPPVPVAPTRPNPSVGASRSSALALQPISRTLRQAGPTAEPNSQPPPPPQPTFSPLEGTKITVNNLHPRVTEEDIVELFCVCGALKRARLVKVGIAEVVFVRKEDAVSAYRKYNNRCLDGQPMKCNLHIQGNIITSDQPILLRLSDTPGTGRKEGLPLSLSRPGGRPASSQPTPEVDPQTILKALFKSTVQTPSTTESPGSQCTAFRIKI